A portion of the Enterobacter sp. SA187 genome contains these proteins:
- a CDS encoding sugar ABC transporter substrate-binding protein, whose amino-acid sequence MKKFALSLLALGLLSSVPGYAATPAPVPAAIANHDGPIRIAVIRNLGSDDNTTQFVSGALTEGKKLGFKISTFLSNGDDAKFQDFVNQAISQKYDGIILSQGRDPYSTELVKKAVDAGIAVSVFDTAVKGEIPGVTVTQQDDASLTDLSFGELVKDFNGKANIIKLWVAGFPPMERRQAAYQELLKQHPGIKELESIGAVSSDVQGDTANKVGAVLAKYPKGQIDAIWGTWDAFSQGAYKALKENGRTEIKLYSIDISNQDLQLMREAGSPWKVSVAVDPKLIGATNVRLIANKIAGEKTPATYDFKAAAIPQALLASQPGNVNVAALGKIIPGWGQTEDFIAPWFATLEAKQK is encoded by the coding sequence ATGAAAAAATTTGCACTGTCACTGCTGGCGCTGGGCTTACTGAGTTCAGTACCGGGTTATGCCGCCACGCCTGCGCCGGTTCCGGCCGCCATCGCCAATCACGACGGCCCGATCCGTATTGCGGTTATTCGTAACCTTGGTTCCGACGATAACACGACGCAGTTTGTCTCCGGGGCGCTGACGGAAGGCAAAAAGCTCGGCTTTAAAATCAGCACCTTTTTAAGTAACGGCGATGACGCGAAGTTCCAGGATTTCGTCAATCAGGCCATCAGCCAGAAATACGACGGCATTATTCTTTCCCAGGGGCGCGATCCTTATTCCACTGAGCTGGTGAAGAAAGCGGTGGACGCAGGCATTGCGGTGTCGGTATTTGATACGGCGGTAAAAGGGGAGATCCCGGGCGTGACCGTTACCCAGCAGGATGACGCCTCCCTGACGGATCTGTCGTTTGGCGAGCTGGTGAAAGATTTCAACGGCAAGGCGAACATCATCAAACTGTGGGTCGCCGGTTTCCCGCCGATGGAGCGTCGCCAGGCGGCCTATCAGGAACTGCTGAAGCAGCATCCGGGCATCAAAGAGCTGGAATCCATTGGCGCGGTGTCGTCGGACGTACAGGGGGATACCGCCAACAAAGTGGGCGCGGTGCTGGCGAAATACCCGAAAGGGCAGATCGACGCCATCTGGGGCACCTGGGATGCCTTCAGCCAGGGCGCATATAAAGCGCTGAAAGAGAATGGCCGTACCGAGATCAAACTCTACAGCATCGACATCTCCAATCAGGATTTACAGCTGATGCGTGAGGCGGGCAGCCCGTGGAAAGTGAGCGTGGCGGTGGATCCGAAGCTGATTGGCGCCACCAACGTGCGGCTGATCGCCAATAAGATCGCCGGTGAGAAAACGCCTGCCACCTATGACTTTAAAGCCGCCGCCATTCCGCAGGCGCTGCTGGCGAGTCAGCCAGGCAATGTTAACGTCGCGGCGCTGGGCAAAATTATTCCGGGCTGGGGCCAGACGGAAGACTTTATCGCGCCGTGGTTTGCGACGCTGGAAGCGAAGCAGAAATAA
- a CDS encoding ABC transporter permease produces MSKALSVNATASGRQQFFDFLYKWGMLLTVVVLIAVFGLASDNFLDPFNIINILRSIAIVTVIAIGVSISLTVGGFDLSVGSTASLANALVISLFVWHGFGTTEAILVTLALCTLVGLFNAFLIVVLRIPDMLATLGSLFVIQGVAMTYSYGGSITQNMLLPSGEMAEGLIPEGFALLGQVPVIVIIMLVVTVLAQLALSLTTHGRRMYAIGGNPEAARLSGIRTTRYKVAAYVIASLLAGLGGILLASRIGSSQVNAGGGYLMDAVAAAWIGFSLAGSGKPNALGTLVGAVILGVLSNGLVMLSVPYYAMDIIKGLVLAGALALTYFQRR; encoded by the coding sequence GTGAGCAAGGCCCTTTCAGTGAATGCGACGGCATCGGGCCGTCAGCAGTTTTTCGATTTTCTTTATAAATGGGGCATGTTGCTGACCGTGGTGGTGCTGATCGCCGTGTTTGGCCTCGCCTCGGATAACTTCCTCGATCCGTTCAACATCATCAATATTCTGCGCTCCATTGCCATTGTCACGGTGATCGCCATCGGCGTGTCCATTTCCCTCACCGTGGGCGGTTTTGACCTGTCGGTAGGATCGACGGCGTCGCTGGCAAACGCGCTGGTGATTTCGCTGTTTGTCTGGCACGGATTTGGCACCACGGAAGCCATTCTGGTGACGCTGGCGCTCTGTACGCTGGTGGGGCTGTTCAACGCCTTTCTCATCGTCGTGCTGCGTATTCCTGACATGCTCGCCACGCTCGGCAGCCTGTTCGTTATTCAGGGTGTGGCGATGACGTACAGCTACGGCGGCTCGATCACGCAAAACATGCTGCTGCCGAGCGGCGAAATGGCGGAAGGGCTGATCCCGGAGGGTTTTGCGCTGCTCGGCCAGGTGCCGGTGATCGTCATCATCATGCTGGTGGTCACGGTGCTGGCGCAGCTTGCGCTGTCGCTGACAACGCACGGTCGCCGTATGTACGCCATCGGCGGCAACCCGGAAGCGGCGCGCCTGTCCGGTATTCGCACCACGCGCTACAAAGTGGCGGCCTATGTGATTGCCTCGCTGCTGGCCGGGCTGGGCGGGATTTTACTGGCCTCGCGCATCGGCTCCTCGCAGGTGAACGCGGGGGGCGGTTATCTGATGGATGCGGTGGCGGCGGCGTGGATCGGCTTTTCGCTCGCGGGCTCCGGTAAACCCAATGCGCTCGGTACGCTGGTTGGCGCGGTCATCCTCGGCGTGCTGTCGAACGGGCTGGTGATGCTGTCAGTGCCCTATTACGCCATGGACATTATTAAGGGGCTGGTGCTGGCCGGCGCTCTTGCACTCACTTATTTCCAGCGCCGTTAA
- a CDS encoding Ig-like domain-containing protein has product MRMKKALAWVQIALQFISPTSLCYLGTFSTSQAQERVIKSQPPDTSNEQAIAQTAMQAGSVLNGGNGGALDEAIVSTATSAATAEVQNWLNQFGTARVSISTDEHFTLQDSELDLLLPLYDGKEHLWFTQLGGRRYDERNMVNAGLGYRYFSDSWMWGTNVFYDEQISANHHKRLGVGTEMGWDYLKLSANGYFRLSDWMASKEYSDYDERVANGFDIRANGYLPAWPQLGTTLVYEQYYGDSVGLFSDDEDDRQKNPHAITFGLNYTPVPMMTLGVNQKFGKGGKNDTQVNLGVSWTPGVPLSTQLDPDQVALRRSLLGSRMDLVDRNNNIVLEYRKQDLISLGLPPELTGAEGEKQTVTAKVKTKYGLEKIDWQGDEFFRQGGKIADTSSPEQVVLTFPAWKNGSANTYVLSAVARDKKGNASNTSQMKVNVSGIDVASLVSTTSASPVTLPADGISTSAVTVTLKTAAGENAGGFAERLSATLTAPASVAKGLASDSKAAAISAFKETSSGVYVATFTSGTTPGSVTVQPLIDGSTKLATAKLILEATEILPKLTQIDVSASSVPADGTTPIALTAHVVDQYGKPIQDAAIKWRADNPKALLSTDSTTTDAQGLATIDVTSREVISTVVTAQLEQGNSVSTAALNFTADVASAQVVAIESEKQQVVANNIDTDTVTAQVKDQNNHPLAGITVNWMVKKRDGTPVSSKTSVSDNDGIATLELKSPKTGTVTVLAAVNRDAVQETDPIVFVADTSTQKVTTLTLSKTQALANGTDSITYEAQVTDAQGNAINAARVAWSADNPDATLSASNTTSGADGKSTITVTSLKAGKVVVTAKTSEATPLQAEPATFIADSATATIKTLKSDRASALANGSDAISLTATVEDANGNLVNNADVNWTVDPATGTLSASSSKTDASGVARVTLSSRDVAQYSVTASSGSSSETLAGLYFIVDSGTAHLNTLTASSTEALADNNTAITLTAKVIDNSGHPVSGETINWTADNIKAQLSDTQSVTNTQGEAQILVTSADVIATVITAQRGQAEALRSETLNFVADPASAKLVSVEPDKNQVVANNIDSAKLTAKVTDANNHPLSGISVTWKVDKTDGTTLGNRTSQTDAQGVATTVLKSAKTGSVSVSAAINGGTPLRTEDITFIADSSTQKVTTIALDKTEAIADGTDRITYEATVTDQQGNAVNGATVSWSADTSDAILSSTQTTSDGNGKSTITVTSLKAGEKVITAQTSPETAMQANSATFIADKTTAKVVAVSSDKTTALANDKDVITLSATVTDANANPLDATDVTWEVAPESGMLSASTSTSNAAGVAQVTLKSAVVASYEVRATVNGNSDSISSLRFTADSATAKITSLTADKTADIVADKDVVTLTATLLDANQHPVAGETVNWLSSDDANSTFTPATSVTDANGQATATFKTLKAGSVDVTASHTHGDKTLTLTVIGNVETAQFADVVADKTEAVADGSEAITWKAIVEDKNHNLLPDVTVNWKADRSDVTLTPENATTNSNGEVTTSGTTLKAGNVVVTAALTSPAKERKASAVAFVGDLKTAKIVALNVSTTTAIVNTTRVELMATVVDAHDNAVPHAEVSWETTLNNLSAPASNTNNSGIAKAELSGPEAGTATVTASINGSSKVSQEIIFIAKYEADWEISDDSSTYKTDGVFGFGDLGFVAIGETQGPRDLVWAENGYSQLTVPMTDEMGQTWNVNIRGQRHSNCSNRTFNSAAGCDGWQYTGYAASLHYEHSDNPGLPAGVYRGVVTFAGKDWHTSWALDYEVTTTLTVN; this is encoded by the coding sequence ATGCGAATGAAAAAAGCACTGGCATGGGTGCAAATCGCGCTCCAGTTTATCTCACCGACCTCGCTCTGTTATCTGGGAACATTCTCGACCAGCCAGGCGCAGGAAAGAGTGATTAAATCTCAGCCTCCGGATACCAGCAACGAACAGGCCATCGCCCAGACTGCCATGCAGGCGGGGTCAGTCTTAAACGGCGGTAATGGCGGGGCGCTCGACGAGGCTATTGTCTCCACTGCGACCAGCGCCGCGACGGCCGAAGTGCAAAACTGGCTTAATCAGTTTGGTACCGCCCGCGTCAGCATCAGCACCGACGAACATTTTACCCTCCAGGATTCTGAACTGGATCTGCTGCTGCCGTTATATGACGGAAAAGAACACCTCTGGTTTACCCAGTTGGGTGGACGTCGGTACGATGAGCGAAATATGGTAAACGCCGGTCTTGGCTATCGTTATTTCAGCGATAGCTGGATGTGGGGCACCAACGTTTTCTACGATGAGCAGATTTCCGCTAATCACCATAAACGCCTCGGCGTCGGGACGGAAATGGGCTGGGATTACCTGAAACTTTCCGCCAACGGCTATTTCCGACTCAGCGACTGGATGGCATCAAAAGAATACAGCGACTATGACGAGCGGGTCGCCAACGGCTTTGACATTCGCGCCAATGGTTATTTACCCGCCTGGCCGCAGCTGGGCACCACGCTGGTCTACGAACAATATTATGGCGACAGCGTCGGCCTGTTCAGCGACGACGAAGACGACCGGCAGAAAAACCCGCATGCTATTACCTTCGGGCTGAATTACACCCCGGTGCCAATGATGACGCTGGGTGTTAACCAGAAATTCGGTAAGGGCGGTAAAAATGACACCCAGGTGAATCTGGGCGTCTCCTGGACCCCTGGCGTGCCGCTCAGCACCCAGCTCGATCCGGACCAGGTCGCCCTGCGCCGCTCGCTGCTCGGCAGCCGCATGGATTTAGTGGATCGCAACAATAATATCGTGCTGGAGTATCGCAAGCAGGATCTGATTTCGCTGGGCCTGCCGCCCGAACTCACCGGCGCGGAAGGCGAAAAGCAGACGGTGACGGCGAAGGTCAAAACCAAATACGGCCTTGAAAAAATCGACTGGCAGGGGGATGAATTCTTCCGCCAGGGCGGGAAAATCGCCGATACTTCCAGCCCCGAGCAGGTGGTGCTGACCTTCCCGGCGTGGAAAAACGGCAGCGCCAATACGTATGTGCTTTCCGCCGTCGCGCGGGATAAAAAGGGCAATGCTTCAAACACTAGCCAGATGAAGGTGAACGTCAGCGGCATTGATGTGGCAAGCCTGGTGTCCACGACCAGCGCCTCGCCCGTCACGCTGCCAGCCGATGGCATCAGCACCTCGGCGGTAACCGTGACACTGAAAACCGCAGCAGGAGAAAATGCCGGTGGATTTGCGGAACGCCTGAGTGCGACCCTTACCGCTCCGGCCAGCGTCGCGAAAGGCCTTGCCAGCGACAGCAAAGCGGCGGCCATCAGCGCCTTTAAAGAAACCTCGTCCGGCGTCTATGTCGCCACCTTCACCAGCGGCACCACGCCGGGCAGCGTTACCGTGCAACCGCTGATTGACGGCAGCACCAAACTGGCGACGGCAAAACTCATCCTCGAAGCCACGGAAATTCTGCCGAAGCTAACGCAGATTGACGTCTCCGCCAGCAGTGTTCCGGCTGACGGCACCACGCCTATCGCGCTGACCGCGCACGTGGTGGATCAGTATGGCAAACCGATACAAGATGCAGCCATTAAATGGCGCGCCGACAACCCGAAAGCGCTGCTTTCCACCGACAGCACCACCACTGATGCACAAGGTCTGGCGACGATCGACGTCACCAGTCGTGAAGTCATCAGTACCGTCGTCACCGCGCAACTGGAGCAGGGCAACAGCGTCAGCACCGCTGCGCTGAACTTTACCGCCGATGTTGCCAGCGCGCAGGTGGTTGCCATTGAGAGTGAAAAACAGCAGGTGGTCGCCAACAATATCGACACCGACACCGTCACCGCGCAGGTGAAGGATCAGAACAACCATCCGCTGGCGGGTATCACCGTCAACTGGATGGTGAAAAAGCGCGACGGTACGCCGGTCAGCAGTAAAACGTCGGTCTCTGACAACGACGGCATCGCCACGCTTGAACTGAAATCCCCGAAAACCGGCACAGTGACGGTATTGGCGGCGGTGAACCGCGACGCCGTACAGGAAACCGATCCGATCGTCTTTGTGGCGGACACCAGCACGCAAAAAGTGACCACCCTGACGCTCAGTAAAACCCAGGCGCTGGCGAACGGCACGGACAGTATTACCTATGAAGCGCAGGTGACGGATGCCCAGGGGAACGCCATCAACGCTGCCCGCGTGGCGTGGTCAGCGGATAATCCGGATGCTACATTAAGCGCCAGCAACACCACCAGCGGCGCGGACGGTAAATCGACCATCACCGTGACCTCTCTGAAAGCGGGCAAGGTCGTGGTCACTGCGAAGACCAGCGAAGCCACGCCGCTACAGGCGGAGCCTGCGACCTTTATCGCCGACAGCGCCACCGCGACCATCAAAACGCTGAAAAGCGATCGCGCCTCTGCGCTGGCAAACGGCAGCGATGCCATCAGCCTGACCGCCACGGTCGAGGATGCGAACGGCAACCTGGTGAACAATGCAGACGTTAACTGGACGGTAGACCCGGCAACCGGCACGCTCTCCGCCAGCAGCAGTAAAACCGATGCCTCCGGCGTGGCGCGGGTGACACTCAGCTCGCGGGACGTGGCGCAGTACAGCGTGACGGCATCCAGCGGCAGCAGCAGCGAAACCCTGGCAGGATTGTACTTTATTGTCGACAGCGGCACGGCGCACCTTAATACGCTGACGGCATCGTCAACGGAGGCTCTGGCAGACAACAATACGGCTATCACGCTGACCGCGAAGGTTATCGATAACAGCGGGCATCCGGTATCCGGGGAGACGATCAACTGGACGGCGGATAACATCAAGGCACAGCTCTCTGACACGCAATCCGTCACCAATACCCAGGGCGAGGCGCAGATCCTGGTGACCAGCGCGGATGTTATCGCTACGGTGATCACTGCCCAGCGTGGTCAGGCGGAAGCCCTGCGCAGCGAGACGCTGAACTTTGTGGCGGACCCGGCCTCGGCGAAACTGGTATCAGTGGAGCCCGACAAAAACCAGGTGGTGGCGAATAACATCGACAGCGCTAAGCTGACGGCGAAAGTCACCGATGCGAATAATCATCCGTTATCGGGCATCAGCGTCACCTGGAAGGTGGATAAAACCGACGGCACTACCCTCGGCAACCGCACCTCGCAGACGGATGCGCAGGGCGTGGCGACGACCGTGCTGAAATCTGCGAAAACCGGATCGGTCAGCGTCTCGGCGGCTATCAACGGCGGCACGCCGTTACGGACCGAAGACATTACTTTTATCGCCGACAGCAGTACCCAGAAAGTCACCACGATCGCCCTCGATAAAACCGAGGCCATCGCCGACGGTACGGATCGCATTACCTATGAAGCGACGGTGACCGACCAGCAGGGCAACGCGGTGAATGGCGCGACGGTGAGCTGGTCCGCAGACACCTCCGATGCCATTCTGAGTAGCACACAGACCACCAGCGACGGCAACGGCAAATCGACCATTACCGTAACGTCACTGAAAGCCGGTGAGAAAGTCATTACCGCCCAGACCAGCCCGGAAACGGCAATGCAGGCGAACAGCGCAACCTTTATCGCGGATAAGACGACGGCGAAAGTCGTGGCCGTCAGCAGCGACAAAACTACCGCGCTGGCGAACGATAAAGATGTGATCACCCTCAGCGCCACGGTCACGGATGCCAACGCCAACCCGTTAGACGCAACGGATGTGACCTGGGAAGTGGCGCCAGAAAGCGGAATGCTGTCAGCGAGCACCAGCACCAGCAATGCCGCAGGCGTGGCGCAGGTGACGCTGAAATCAGCCGTTGTCGCCAGCTATGAAGTCAGGGCGACGGTCAATGGCAACAGCGACTCCATCAGCAGCCTGAGATTCACCGCCGATAGCGCCACGGCAAAGATTACCAGCCTGACGGCGGATAAGACCGCTGACATTGTGGCGGATAAAGATGTGGTGACGCTGACGGCGACGTTGCTGGACGCTAACCAGCATCCGGTGGCGGGCGAAACGGTGAACTGGCTCAGCAGCGACGACGCTAACAGCACCTTCACGCCAGCGACGTCGGTGACCGATGCCAACGGCCAGGCAACAGCCACCTTTAAAACCCTGAAAGCGGGCAGTGTCGATGTCACCGCCTCGCATACCCACGGTGACAAGACGCTGACGCTGACGGTGATTGGCAACGTTGAAACGGCGCAGTTCGCCGATGTCGTGGCGGATAAAACTGAGGCCGTGGCGGATGGCTCTGAGGCTATCACCTGGAAGGCGATAGTGGAGGATAAAAACCACAACCTGCTACCGGACGTGACGGTAAACTGGAAGGCGGATCGCAGTGATGTGACACTAACGCCGGAAAACGCCACCACCAACAGCAACGGTGAAGTGACCACCAGCGGCACCACGCTGAAAGCGGGTAATGTTGTGGTGACCGCAGCGCTGACCAGCCCGGCAAAAGAGCGTAAAGCCAGTGCCGTCGCCTTTGTCGGTGATTTAAAAACCGCGAAAATCGTCGCACTGAACGTCAGTACCACCACCGCTATCGTTAACACCACCAGGGTGGAACTGATGGCTACTGTGGTTGACGCCCATGACAATGCGGTACCGCACGCGGAAGTGAGCTGGGAAACCACCTTGAATAACCTCTCAGCTCCAGCCAGCAACACCAATAATAGCGGCATCGCGAAAGCTGAGCTGTCGGGGCCGGAAGCGGGTACAGCGACGGTGACCGCTTCGATCAACGGCAGCAGCAAGGTCAGTCAGGAAATCATATTCATTGCGAAGTATGAGGCAGACTGGGAGATCAGCGACGATAGCAGCACTTATAAAACGGATGGAGTATTTGGTTTCGGTGACCTCGGTTTTGTCGCTATCGGCGAAACCC
- a CDS encoding LVIVD repeat-containing protein has translation MASHLPTPDYSRNMRLIGHSDQGGRPDGVQLMVHRGYAYIGHMVSQGFSIVDVRNPANPKPAGYIPAPPGTWNVHLQAHDDLLLVINARDLFADARFADEKVYYSRPVGETVRDVQDKDWSAGLRIFDISTPDKPREISFLSLNGIGIHRIWYVGGRWAYVSALIDGFTDYIFLTIDLADPRKPEVAGRWWLPGMHQAAGETPHWPEGKRYALHHAIIAGDTAYGSWRDGGLTLLDVKDRNRPTLISHRNWSPPFGGGTHTALPLPDRDLLVVLDEAVLDNQEDGEKLIWLFDIREPSNPVSIATFPQPNETDYVAKGAHFGPHNLHENRPGSFVSSTLIFATYQNAGVRAYDISDPYRPVETGALVPAAPTTMMDTRPGRPQVIQSCDVFVDAAGIIYATDYNGGLSVIEYLG, from the coding sequence GTGGCTTCTCATTTACCCACTCCCGACTACAGCCGCAATATGCGCCTCATTGGCCACAGCGATCAGGGCGGTCGACCGGACGGGGTGCAGCTGATGGTGCATCGCGGCTATGCGTATATCGGCCATATGGTGTCGCAGGGCTTTTCCATTGTGGACGTGCGCAATCCTGCCAACCCGAAACCCGCAGGCTACATACCTGCGCCGCCGGGCACCTGGAACGTTCATTTACAGGCGCACGACGATTTGCTGCTGGTGATCAACGCCCGGGATCTGTTCGCCGACGCGCGTTTTGCCGATGAAAAGGTCTATTACAGCCGTCCGGTAGGCGAGACGGTGCGCGATGTGCAGGACAAAGACTGGAGCGCCGGGCTGCGCATTTTTGATATTTCCACACCCGACAAACCGCGTGAAATCAGCTTCCTGTCGCTGAACGGCATTGGCATTCACCGTATCTGGTACGTCGGCGGACGCTGGGCTTACGTCTCGGCGCTGATCGACGGCTTCACCGATTATATTTTCCTGACTATCGATCTGGCGGATCCGCGCAAACCAGAGGTGGCCGGGCGCTGGTGGTTACCTGGGATGCATCAGGCGGCGGGCGAAACTCCGCATTGGCCGGAAGGTAAACGCTATGCGCTGCATCACGCCATTATTGCCGGCGATACCGCCTATGGCAGCTGGCGCGACGGCGGGCTGACGCTGCTGGACGTGAAAGATCGCAACCGGCCAACGCTCATCAGCCACCGCAACTGGAGCCCGCCCTTTGGCGGCGGCACGCATACCGCGCTGCCGTTACCGGACAGAGATCTGCTGGTGGTGCTGGATGAAGCGGTGCTCGACAATCAGGAAGATGGCGAGAAGCTGATCTGGCTGTTTGATATTCGCGAGCCGTCAAACCCGGTGAGCATCGCCACTTTCCCGCAGCCGAATGAAACTGACTACGTGGCGAAGGGCGCGCACTTCGGGCCGCATAACCTGCATGAAAACCGGCCTGGCAGTTTTGTCAGCTCAACGCTGATCTTTGCCACTTATCAGAATGCTGGCGTGCGTGCCTATGACATATCAGATCCGTACCGTCCGGTGGAAACCGGCGCGCTGGTGCCTGCCGCACCGACTACCATGATGGACACCCGTCCCGGACGCCCGCAGGTGATCCAGTCCTGTGATGTCTTTGTCGATGCGGCGGGGATCATTTATGCAACAGACTATAATGGCGGACTCTCCGTGATTGAATACCTGGGTTAG